A window from Bombus fervidus isolate BK054 chromosome 12, iyBomFerv1, whole genome shotgun sequence encodes these proteins:
- the Enok gene encoding histone acetyltransferase enoki mushroom isoform X3 — MDEPESADTWSAWFLDAIRKIRSQKQRPSVERICHAIRQHHNYHEEEIAEHLEVAVKRGDVLKIFNKGQSSYKDPGGLQSKPLKVGKASDLSKVLGKAVRELGEREGSSLKNIEKYIRQSHTVEEEAEGDLRTALRLSAKRAVDRGLVIQDGRLFRQPDRPPYLKKHADTSHITQPEPPVAKLPAPLPICKECLGATIAGNNNNAKRNITEKLSRCSVCGAALHNSCAPPELSILVDRGITWSCDDCSPTCAGCQLERESQNYLVKCAGCVKCYHPACLDPALDKKNKTPWRCRHCQTAHIPISKDDSKRNKTQDAASSLEGTPTSARKRPSKLRESRKSAVSRKSLAISTPVKKSSAGVAQVDSSSDEEPVLPQTLPPGVTQKDVDLFKEARERAARLTAMNGDGEEAVTVNPGNSSASTSTGSGIRNPAAIVFGRYEVETWYSSPFPQEYARLPKLFFCEFCLKYTKSRAVLDRHMDKCQWRHPPATEIYRCNGLSVFEIDGNVNKIYCQNLCLLAKLFLDHKTLYYDVEPFLFYAVTKNDKYGCHLIGYFSKEKHCPAQRYNVSCIMTLPQYQRQGFGRFLIEFSYLLSKVEGIPGTPEKPLSDLGRVSYHSFWKSVVLEYLDAHRDSTDIKLGDITKETGVSAHDIATAMQLLGFIRSVHLPGEGNSKVAVVVDWAKVDAHMAKIRKSSRIKLDPDCLRWIPLLTQIPNPYQSPEESGDTSSESSPVVEPKHVPAIVEKIQKVKIKKKPRGRRLGQRRSSPFKQKTAQKSSLQKDPISKDTKELRETKAIKEKEAKETNEVKDTKETKELEKRSRNVVAASAENTKESMEVEPKSVTTTSRNSRAVTASKNANSTNPTTSFTSTTTTTTTSTTTVTTTTTTMSRRRIRTPKTPVTGVSVAITTTTSSSSTTPLRKRKHSEKTEAEEKEERTEVSSRKRTRESLREKEKDKEREREKEKPKERDKTKERDNYSKDKDKDNISEVEKSYSKAIESSPSSVVQKPTKKQCKVDDILLKVTSRQTKHLQTKQGKEKKNLEQNQCNGKEEAKDVKTLPVSRRGRAKAEKEALKMPQLKPETPTKDRPETPVILPPSLSPLPCSEETGSFITSQQQSCSVTEQLLVAPAGKEANNAAETTKSNESTMEDVDNANGSSAGDICGSTVLPEAEATISASPGEYEGGDEDEGEEEVPAPKSKPVTHIKSDSNERTEKAEENEPEKKLEDDSSVSFLQNPMSESKSRILQEDTQRPECAAEGDLDKGEAEGEDEGGHDRQGDGETLVETLERKEEENKIMKGESDKASETEKAICSLETSKLVPDLLSPKEEEIEKLKAVNQDVGSCREGDGISDRLMLKSSKEELTRPKIETSPATPTERKESSSAVSNIASPETGPLTPQEKVLPIIEQHETTIHLQTHSEELKQNSPESGKTTPHLDNPGSVKRTPPSQPDLPSMGVYTPDSTTNSVHSLHYGQCDLDVSQLGLESPTSIASDLASQNSVERPPSALPSMPPSVSVPISVSMQITTPVTSAAVNISPQVQYADCSMPQHTPSTHVNIHPMHQPHTPQPLQQPRTPQSHTPQSIQTQSPQPLPQSHTPQPLPQSHTPQPLPQSHTPQSIPTQSPQPMRQSHTPQPLPPSHTPQPMQLSLAQQTQNQSMTHGQSQQQSQQQTAHQQQQQQQSQTQSHSNKRASGSQTTHRSRSTQQSSRSHRTTPPTSHAQASSQGHTTSHTSHTSSHTSHTTIAHTTHVPPQYQQSSSMSVPPVPHPHSHTHAAHSHNMAVISQGNYMAVASQTFPTQNTYVIQHRSSRSGAPTPCTTATNFYIQTSAMPPHSHTPAPSLSASGNHQTTNSCSLAKLQQLTNGLEMIPPTPPPAMNLTPPPPIPHTMTPPQTSRQLPTPPQVPLGYAKNYYNVNTVPPSTPGPPSRSTSRSSANANMASLTQPYPSESLYRQTLDPGSTCPQMQSAASRVSPNVAINTNLMAQYGYRVAQPATGYMNQAAQLGGFMNQASQLPVGVVNVPAPYPQDPHQQNPAAVYTTYHGYINGGLMQPLNSSMRPR, encoded by the exons CTGCCAGCTCCACTACCAATTTGCAAAGAATGCCTTGGTGCAACAATAGCTGGAAACAATAACAACGCAAAACGGAATATTACTGAGAAATTGAGCAGGTGTAGCGTGTGTGGTGCAGCTTTGCACAATTCTTGCGCACCACCGGAACTCTCAATCCTTGTCGATAGGGGTATAACGTGGTCTTGTGACGACTGTTCTCCAACGTGTGCTGGATGCCAATTGGAAAGGGAGTCGCAGAATTACCTGGTAAAATGCGCTGGTTGTGTTAAGTGTTATCATCCTGCCTGCTTGGATCCAGCGCTtgataaaaagaacaaaacaCCATGGAGGTGTCGACATTGTCAAACAGCACATATACCAATATCGAAGGATGATAGTAAAAGGAACAAAACACAGGATGCAGCTAGTTCTCTCGAAGGCACGCCGACTAGCGCGAGGAAGAGACCTAGCAAGTTACGTGAAAGTAGAAA ATCGGCAGTATCCAGAAAGAGTTTGGCGATTTCGACTCCGGTGAAGAAAAGCAGCGCAGGAGTGGCACAGGTGGACAGCAGCTCGGACG AGGAACCTGTTCTACCTCAGACCTTGCCACCTGGTGTCACGCAAAAAGATGTTGACCTATTTAAGGAAGCACGGGAGAGAGCGGCTCGCTTAACCGCCATGAATGGTGACGGCGAGGAAGCCGTGACTGTGAATCCAGGGAATAGTTCAGCAAGTACAAGTACAGGAAGTGGTATTAGGAATCCCGCGGCCATAGTTTTCGGTCGATACGAAGTAGAAACGTGGTATTCCAGTCCGTTTCCCCAGGAGTACGCAAGACTACCAAAATTATTCTTCtgtgaattttgtttaaagtaTACGAAAAGTCGGGCTGTACTTGATAGACACATGGACAAATGTCAATGGAGGCACCCTCCGGCAACCGAGATCTATAGGTGTAACGGCTTGTCTGTCTTCGAG ATCGATGGTAACGTGAACAAGATATACTGTCAAAATTTGTGTCTGCTAGCGAAATTGTTCTTGGACCATAAAACGCTCTACTACGACGTAGaaccatttttattttatgcggTAACGAAAAACGACAAGTATGGTTGTCATTTGATTGGTTATTTCAGCAAAGAGAAACATTGTCCCGCGCAGAGATATAATGTATCGTGTATCATGACTTTGCCTCAATATCAAAGACAAGGATTTGGTAGGTTCTTGATCGAATTTAGTTATCTTCTGTCCAAAGTGGAGGGCATTCCTGGTACACCAGAGAAACCTCTTTCTGATCTCGGCCGGGTGTCGTACCACTCGTTCTGGAAAAGCGTTGTACTCGAATATCTTGACGCTCATAGAGATTCTACGGATATCAAGTTGGGAGATATAACGAAAGAAACTGGAGTGTCAGCTCATGATATCGCAACTGCTATGCAATTGTTAGGATTTATTAGATCGGTTCATTTGCCCGGTGAAGGGAATTCTAAGGTGGCCGTGGTAGTTGATTGGGCTAAAGTGGACGCTCATATGGCAAAGATACGAAAAAGTTCTCGTATCAAGTTGGATCCTGATTGTCTTAGATGGATACCATTGCTCACGCAAATTCCTAATCCATATCAAAGTCCGGAAGAAAGTGGCGACACTAGCTCCGAATCTTCTCCCGTAGTGGAACCGAAACACGTACCGGCGAttgttgaaaaaattcaaaaggtTAAGATCAAAAAGAAACCAAGGGGTAGAAGGTTGGGACAAAGAAGATCATCACCATTCAAACAGAAGACTGCCCAAAAGTCATCTTTACAGAAGGATCCTATTTCCAAAGACACGAAAGAGTTGAGAGAGACAAAAGCaataaaagagaaggaagCAAAGGAGACAAATGAAGTGAAGGacacaaaagaaactaaagaaTTAGAGAAAAGGAGTCGAAACGTAGTTGCTGCGTCGGCAGAAAACACTAAAGAATCGATGGAAGTAGAACCGAAGAGTGTCACGACAACGTCGAGGAATTCTCGTGCAGTGACTGCTTCAAAAAACGCGAATTCTACAAATCCAACGACTTCATTTACgtcaacgacgacgacgacgacgacgtcgacTACCACGGTAACAACCACTACAACGACAATGTCTAGACGAAGAATTAGAACACCGAAGACACCTGTAACTGGTGTCTCGGTAGCGATTACGACGACAACGTCGTCGTCATCGACGACTCCTCTGCGAAAACGAAAACATTCCGAAAAGACTGAAGCagaagaaaaggaggaaaggaCCGAGGTTAGTTCCAGAAAAAGAACTCGGGAATCTCTAcgcgagaaagagaaggataaggaacgagaaagagaaaaagagaaacctAAAGAACGTGATAAGACGAAAGAAAGGGACAATTATTCGAAAGATAAGGATAAAGACAATATAAGCGAAGTGGAGAAGTCATATTCTAAAGCGATAGAATCGTCTCCGTCGTCGGTAGTGCAGAAACCTACGAAGAAGCAATGCAAGGTAGATGATATCTTGTTAAAAGTGACCAGTCGACAAACAAAGCACTTGCAAACGAAACAaggtaaagaaaagaaaaatttggaGCAGAACCAATGCAATGGAAAAGAAGAGGCGAAGGATGTTAAAACCTTGCCGGTATCGAGACGAGGAAGAGCAAAAGCCGAGAAGGAAGCTTTAAAGATGCCACAATTAAAACCTGAAACTCCTACGAAAGATCGACCCGAAACTCCTGTGATACTCCCTCCATCATTATCTCCGTTGCCGTGCTCTGAAGAGACTGGCTCTTTTATAACTAGTCAGCAACAGTCGTGTTCGGTTACGGAGCAACTACTGGTAGCACCTGCCGGGAAAGAAGCTAATAACGCGGCAGAAACGACTAAGAGCAACGAGAGCACTATGGAAGACGTTGATAATGCCAATGGTAGTAGCGCTGGCGATATCTGTGGATCAACCGTTCTTCCAGAAGCAGAAGCAACTATATCTGCTAGCCCAGGAGAGTATGAGGGAGGAGACGAGGACGAGGGCGAAGAAGAAGTACCTGCACCGAAGTCGAAACCTGTGACGCATATAAAAAGCGATTCAAACGAACGAACTGAGAAGGCAGAGGAAAATGAGCCAGAAAAGAAACTCGAAGATGATTCCTCCGTTTCCTTTTTGCAAAATCCGATGTCGGAATCGAAATCGCGTATCCTACAAGAAGATACACAAAGACCGGAATGTGCAGCTGAGGGAGATTTGGATAAGGGCGAGGCTGAAGGAGAGGACGAAGGCGGTCACGACCGCCAAGGTGATGGCGAAACATTAGTGGAAACATTAGagaggaaagaggaagaaaataaaattatgaaggGTGAATCTGACAAAGCTTCGGAGACTGAGAAAGCAATATGTAGTTTGGAAACGTCTAAATTGGTACCTGACCTTCTTTCGCCTAAGGAAGAAGAAATCGAGAAATTGAAAGCTGTTAATCAAGATGTAGGTAGCTGTAGAGAAGGTGATGGAATTTCCGATCGATTAATGTTAAAGAGTTCGAAAGAGGAGTTGACGAGGCCAAAGATAGAAACTTCTCCTGCAACGCCCACGGAGAGAAAGGAATCATCCTCTGCTGTTTCGAATATCGCGTCGCCTGAAACAGGGCCGCTCACGCCGCAAGAGAAAGTTTTGCCCATTATCGAGCAGCATGAAACCACTATTCATCTTCAAACACACTCTGAagaattgaaacaaaattcgCCCGAGAGTGGCAAGACAACACCTCATTTGGACAATCCTGGTTCGGTGAAACGAACACCCCCTTCGCAACCAGATTTGCCGTCTATGGGAGTTTACACTCCTGATTCGACCACAAATTCGGTGCATTCGTTGCATTACGGACAATGTGATTTAGACGTCAGCCAGTTAGGACTGGAGTCCCCCACGTCGATTGCTAGCGATCTCGCATCACAGAATAGCGTAGAAAGACCACCAAGTGCATTACCGTCGATGCCACCGTCTGTTTCCGTTCCAATTTCGGTATCCATGCAAATAACTACGCCGGTTACGTCTGCCGCCGTAAATATCTCGCCGCAAGTACAGTACGCCGATTGTTCGATGCCCCAGCATACTCCATCGACGCACGTTAATATCCATCCGATGCACCAGCCACATACACCGCAACCTCTTCAGCAGCCACGTACACCTCAGTCGCACACACCTCAAAGTATACAAACGCAAAGTCCTCAGCCTCTTCCACAGAGCCATACGCCACAACCGTTACCTCAATCTCACACACCACAGCCTCTTCCTCAATCTCATACACCGCAAAGTATTCCGACGCAGAGTCCTCAGCCAATGCGACAGAGTCATACGCCGCAACCTTTGCCACCGTCTCACACGCCTCAACCGATGCAATTGTCTCTGGCCCAACAAACGCAGAATCAAAGTATGACGCATGGTCAATCTCAACAACAGTCTCAACAGCAGACTGCGcatcaacagcaacaacagcagcaatCGCAGACGCAATCTCATAGTAACAAAAGAGCCAGTGGTTCGCAAACGACCCATAGGTCGAGATCGACACAGCAAAGTAGCAGATCGCATCGAACCACGCCTCCTACGTCGCATGCTCAAGCCTCATCTCAAGGACATACGACCTCTCACACGAGTCATACGAGTTCCCACACAAGTCATACGACGATAGCGCATACGACGCACGTACCACCGCAGTATCAGCAGTCTTCGTCGATGAGCGTACCACCCGTTCCTCATCCGCATTCTCACACACACGCTGCTCATTCGCACAATATGGCCGTTATCTCGCAAGGAAACTATATGGCTGTCGCTTCGCAGACCTTTCCAACTCAGAACACGTACGTGATTCAACATCGAAGCAGCAGATCCGGTGCACCCACACCATGCACCACAGCGACGAATTTTTACATTCAGACGAGCGCTATGCCGCCGCATTCGCACACACCGGCACCCTCTTTGTCAGCTTCTGGAAATCACCAAACCACGAATTCGTGCAGTCTAGCAAAATTACAACAACTAACGAATGGGTTGGAGATGATACCTCCAACACCTCCACCGGCGATGAATTTAACGCCACCACCTCCTATACCGCACACTATGACACCGCCGCAAACATCAAGGCAATTACCGACACCGCCTCAAGTACCCCTTGGTTAcgcgaaaaattattataatgtcAATACGGTTCCGCCTTCTACTCCCGGACCACCCAGTAGATCGACCTCGAGGTCATCAGCGAATGCAAACATGGCGTCTCTGACTCAGCCGTATCCAAGTGAAAGCTTATATCGCCAGACTCTCGATCCTGGAAGTACTTGTCCTCAAATGCAGAGCGCCGCCAGTCGGGTCAGTCCCAACGTGGCGATAAACACGAATCTCATGGCCCAGTATGGTTATCGAGTGGCACAACCTGCTACCGGCTACATGAATCAAGCGGCTCAACTCGGTGGCTTCATGAATCAAGCTAGCCAGTTACCTGTCGGAGTCGTTAATGTACCTGCACCGTATCCTCAGGACCCTCATCAACAAAATCCAGCAGCGGTGTATACGACGTACCACGGTTACATAAATGGCGGTCTTATGCAGCCTCTGAATAGTTCGATGAGGCCACGTTAG